One window of Planctomycetia bacterium genomic DNA carries:
- a CDS encoding HU family DNA-binding protein has product MAKSMSKSALIGHLAESNEMTRKQVVAFMETLVDTAYKQAKNGFTLPGVGKLVLVNRKARMGRNPATGETIKIPAKKVVKFRVAKAAKDAILTGKK; this is encoded by the coding sequence ATGGCCAAGTCAATGAGTAAGTCAGCCCTGATCGGCCACCTGGCTGAGTCGAACGAGATGACCCGCAAGCAGGTCGTCGCGTTCATGGAGACGCTGGTGGACACCGCCTACAAGCAGGCGAAGAACGGCTTCACGCTTCCGGGCGTCGGCAAGCTGGTGCTTGTGAATCGCAAGGCGCGCATGGGTCGCAACCCGGCAACGGGCGAGACGATCAAGATTCCGGCGAAGAAGGTCGTGAAGTTCCGCGTGGCGAAGGCCGCGAAGGACGCGATCCTCACCGGCAAGAAGTAA
- a CDS encoding glycosyltransferase family 39 protein, with product MNPDSARRASIVVSLLAAAVSGWIAWHSQRGLETLWDEQVDHDIAVRLVEHPLTGGDESLDASQMRLPMYVNALAFAVTGRDDLRVSRMLSIVAGALTIIATAALGRACFGPLVGALASILLGLSPYFLSFERISMTEGDVFVALFATLALWAFVRYMQRPNPERWLLAGLLIALAIGSKLFAGYLFIVCAVLTVSSGPSRSSESAGRVEDLRRLHRLLGINCAVLLGTAIAAYFSKSAACVGWAIALVIWLQTTVFVVRQRVMASGRVSRYVAMVAYSTAAVCVLMPAHVVDHQIAREVLRRLLRWDNSFPLALWSDHLRLYAGIILVKLTIPLGLMTAVGLVLAGFRERDDGRWRACTLSFVFYVVMICFLPLRQTFYLMGVYPCMMIVTAGLAVEIGSWLSRVSRGATRVWCVVVAAMLIHLGVRVYQGHPWYQLYGYDNVGNRWLGAESRGYRNLIQTPSDGVESLIKWCSEDGRVKKGDLVVSYLWEAEIIGQALPKEPFFTFVPRGVTPASDAVPPAPSIDGADFVLLHINNLLGYGDLPPDWPDSEALSAQFEVIHTVKRGDFAVGWVYARRE from the coding sequence ATGAACCCCGACTCGGCCCGTCGAGCGTCGATTGTGGTGAGCCTGCTGGCGGCGGCGGTGTCGGGGTGGATTGCGTGGCATTCGCAGCGCGGGCTCGAGACACTTTGGGACGAGCAGGTCGACCACGACATCGCCGTTCGACTTGTTGAGCATCCGCTGACCGGGGGAGACGAGTCGCTCGATGCCTCGCAGATGCGGCTGCCGATGTACGTCAACGCTTTGGCGTTCGCGGTGACGGGGCGCGACGATTTGCGTGTCTCGCGCATGCTGAGCATCGTCGCCGGGGCGCTGACGATCATCGCGACGGCGGCGCTGGGGCGCGCCTGTTTCGGGCCGCTGGTCGGTGCGCTGGCGTCGATCCTGCTGGGGCTCTCGCCGTATTTCTTGTCATTCGAGCGCATTTCGATGACCGAGGGGGATGTCTTCGTCGCGCTCTTTGCCACATTGGCGCTGTGGGCCTTCGTTCGTTACATGCAGCGGCCGAACCCGGAGCGGTGGCTGCTTGCGGGACTGCTCATCGCGTTGGCCATCGGGTCGAAGCTGTTTGCGGGATACCTGTTCATTGTCTGCGCGGTGCTGACGGTTTCCTCCGGGCCTTCGCGATCGTCGGAATCGGCGGGCCGCGTGGAGGACCTGCGGCGACTGCATCGACTTCTTGGGATCAACTGCGCCGTACTGCTGGGCACGGCCATCGCCGCCTACTTCTCGAAGTCCGCCGCCTGCGTGGGATGGGCGATTGCCCTGGTCATTTGGTTGCAGACGACGGTCTTCGTGGTGCGGCAACGGGTGATGGCGTCGGGCAGGGTGTCGCGGTACGTGGCCATGGTCGCCTATTCGACGGCCGCGGTCTGTGTCCTGATGCCGGCGCACGTGGTGGACCATCAGATCGCCCGCGAAGTTCTGCGGAGGCTGCTGCGGTGGGACAACTCATTCCCGTTGGCATTGTGGAGCGATCATCTTCGCCTGTACGCGGGGATCATCCTCGTGAAGTTGACGATCCCGCTGGGGCTGATGACGGCGGTGGGGTTGGTCCTTGCGGGGTTTCGGGAGCGCGACGACGGACGTTGGCGGGCGTGCACGTTGTCGTTTGTCTTTTACGTCGTAATGATCTGCTTTCTGCCGCTGCGGCAAACTTTCTATCTCATGGGCGTCTATCCGTGCATGATGATCGTCACGGCGGGGCTGGCGGTGGAGATCGGCAGTTGGTTATCCAGGGTTTCGCGCGGCGCCACGCGGGTTTGGTGCGTCGTGGTCGCGGCCATGCTCATTCATCTCGGCGTGCGGGTCTATCAGGGGCACCCGTGGTATCAACTTTACGGTTATGACAACGTGGGTAACCGCTGGCTGGGGGCGGAGTCGCGGGGGTATCGCAATCTGATCCAGACGCCGAGCGACGGCGTGGAGTCGCTGATCAAATGGTGCAGCGAGGACGGCCGCGTCAAGAAGGGAGACCTCGTGGTCAGCTACCTCTGGGAGGCCGAGATCATCGGGCAGGCGCTGCCGAAGGAACCCTTCTTTACCTTTGTGCCGCGCGGGGTGACGCCGGCCAGTGACGCGGTTCCGCCGGCCCCCTCGATCGACGGGGCGGACTTCGTCTTGCTGCACATCAACAACCTCCTGGGGTACGGTGACCTGCCCCCGGACTGGCCGGATTCCGAGGCGCTTTCGGCCCAATTTGAGGTGATTCACACCGTAAAACGGGGGGATTTCGCGGTGGGGTGGGTCTATGCCCGGCGGGAGTAG
- a CDS encoding S41 family peptidase, giving the protein MPKRNLAWILVIAMITLLMWQLPQTIAGRDAVYKAFGPLADVKAQIHRRFVDDLDDARLTDAAVEAGIKAMVEELHDPYAGYLNPEEYSRFKNRTDGFFGGIGVEVWANPRGLEVISREPRSPADDADILPGDIITHIGEKSTAELPLVEAVNHLLNGPPGTELTITVIRPSAQDEERVLTLARAIIQLNPVRGWSRAAEGGWRYMIDPALRIGYVRLNKFTHDAPQKLDVAVQRLIGAGLRGLVLDLRENTGGLLDAARDVADRFLESGTIVRIAGRRADGKRWSAMHDGTYPPMPMCVLINGASASAAEIVAGALRDHERAEIVGERSYGKGSVQEVVELDGNNGAIKLTTAYYYLPSGQCINRGTGDKWGVDPTIPVPLSEAERAKWQATWREIEREPGATPESDAQAVDPAEESVSDPHRAAAERRLLDGDLQLRVALKHLQDKLRPPGTDIADDQAASSAASNARRP; this is encoded by the coding sequence ATGCCGAAGCGCAATCTCGCCTGGATCCTCGTGATTGCCATGATCACTCTCCTCATGTGGCAACTCCCGCAGACCATTGCCGGACGCGACGCCGTTTACAAGGCCTTCGGGCCCCTCGCCGACGTCAAAGCCCAGATTCATCGCCGCTTCGTCGATGACCTCGACGACGCCCGGCTCACAGACGCCGCCGTGGAGGCAGGCATCAAGGCGATGGTCGAGGAGCTTCACGACCCCTACGCCGGATATCTCAACCCCGAAGAATACAGCCGCTTCAAGAATCGCACCGACGGTTTCTTTGGCGGCATCGGCGTCGAAGTCTGGGCCAATCCGCGCGGCCTCGAAGTCATCAGCCGAGAACCCCGCTCCCCCGCCGATGACGCCGACATCCTCCCCGGCGACATCATCACCCACATCGGCGAGAAGTCCACCGCCGAACTGCCCCTCGTCGAGGCGGTCAATCACCTGCTCAACGGTCCGCCGGGCACCGAGCTCACCATCACGGTGATTCGTCCGTCGGCGCAGGACGAAGAGCGCGTCCTCACGCTCGCCCGCGCGATCATCCAGTTGAACCCCGTCCGCGGTTGGTCGCGCGCCGCCGAGGGCGGCTGGCGATACATGATCGATCCCGCCCTGCGCATCGGCTATGTCCGGCTCAACAAGTTCACCCATGACGCCCCGCAAAAGCTCGACGTCGCCGTTCAGCGCCTCATCGGGGCCGGCCTTCGCGGACTGGTCCTCGACCTCCGCGAAAACACCGGTGGCCTGCTCGATGCCGCCCGCGACGTGGCCGATCGCTTTCTTGAGTCCGGCACCATCGTCCGCATCGCCGGCCGCCGCGCCGACGGCAAGCGATGGTCGGCCATGCACGACGGCACCTATCCCCCCATGCCGATGTGCGTCCTCATCAACGGGGCCAGCGCCAGCGCCGCGGAGATCGTCGCCGGGGCCCTGCGGGATCATGAACGCGCCGAGATCGTCGGCGAGCGTTCCTACGGCAAGGGCAGCGTGCAGGAAGTCGTCGAACTCGACGGCAACAACGGCGCGATCAAGCTGACCACCGCCTATTACTATCTGCCCAGCGGACAATGCATCAATCGCGGGACCGGCGACAAATGGGGCGTCGATCCGACCATTCCCGTGCCGCTCTCCGAGGCCGAGCGCGCCAAATGGCAGGCCACCTGGCGCGAGATCGAGCGCGAGCCGGGCGCCACGCCCGAGTCCGACGCGCAGGCCGTCGATCCCGCCGAAGAGTCCGTCAGCGATCCGCACCGCGCCGCCGCCGAGCGCCGCCTGCTCGATGGCGACTTGCAGCTTCGCGTGGCTCTCAAGCACCTGCAGGACAAGCTGCGACCGCCCGGCACCGATATCGCCGACGACCAGGCCGCCTCATCGGCCGCTTCCAACGCACGCCGCCCATGA
- the tsaD gene encoding tRNA (adenosine(37)-N6)-threonylcarbamoyltransferase complex transferase subunit TsaD: MTTILGIETSCDETSVAVVDDGRRVRCNLTATQFDLHAKYGGVVPEIASRAHLEKLDPLIEEALAQAACTPDAIDAIAVTQMPGLIGSLLIGVTAAKTLAWAWDKPLVGVNHIHAHATSAAIELTEDPWPAVALVVSGGHTSLYHVRDYDDITLLGATIDDAAGEAFDKIASILKLGFPGGPIVDKRAAAGNPKSAKFPRTMLAADSLDFSFSGLKTAVLYRVHGPGKTTGGLEKLSDQQISDICAAFSAAVVDVLVEKTMRAVAKTGVRTVVVGGGVAANSMLRTRLSERCTKEGLALHLTPMRYCTDNGAMIAAQGYHLFAKGRRDELSLSAKASVGIS, translated from the coding sequence ATGACCACCATCCTCGGAATAGAAACTTCCTGCGACGAGACATCCGTCGCCGTCGTCGATGACGGCCGCCGCGTCCGTTGCAATCTCACCGCCACGCAGTTCGACCTCCACGCCAAGTACGGCGGCGTCGTCCCCGAGATCGCCTCCCGCGCCCACCTCGAAAAGCTCGACCCGCTCATCGAGGAGGCCCTCGCACAGGCCGCCTGCACCCCGGACGCCATTGATGCCATCGCCGTGACACAGATGCCCGGCCTCATCGGCTCGCTGCTCATCGGCGTCACCGCCGCCAAGACACTCGCCTGGGCATGGGACAAGCCGCTCGTCGGCGTCAACCACATCCACGCCCACGCGACCAGCGCCGCCATCGAGCTCACCGAAGACCCCTGGCCCGCCGTCGCCCTCGTCGTCTCCGGCGGCCACACCTCGCTCTACCACGTCCGCGACTACGACGACATTACTCTGCTCGGCGCGACCATCGACGACGCCGCCGGAGAGGCCTTCGACAAGATCGCCAGCATCCTCAAGCTCGGCTTCCCCGGCGGGCCCATCGTCGACAAACGCGCCGCCGCGGGAAACCCGAAGAGCGCCAAGTTCCCGCGAACCATGCTCGCCGCCGATTCGCTCGACTTCTCCTTCAGCGGCCTCAAGACCGCCGTCCTCTACCGAGTCCACGGCCCCGGCAAGACGACCGGCGGGCTGGAGAAGCTCAGCGATCAGCAGATCAGCGACATCTGCGCCGCCTTCAGCGCCGCGGTGGTCGATGTATTGGTGGAAAAGACGATGCGCGCCGTGGCGAAGACCGGCGTGCGCACGGTCGTGGTCGGCGGCGGCGTCGCGGCCAACTCCATGCTCCGCACGCGCCTCTCGGAGCGCTGCACGAAGGAAGGCCTCGCCCTGCACCTGACGCCGATGCGCTACTGCACCGACAACGGCGCGATGATCGCGGCGCAGGGATATCACCTGTTCGCCAAGGGCCGGCGCGATGAGCTTTCTCTTTCGGCGAAGGCGAGCGTTGGTATTTCGTAA